The DNA region ATGATCACGATGGGGTAGTGCGCTGGAAGTTTTCTATCGCTGATTGCTTTGGCAACCTCATCCGGGGTTCCCGTAACCTGGCAGTTATCCAGATGCAGCCCTTCGATGTGGCCATATTGTGATTTCAGCTCAACGCCAAGGTTGACCAGAATCATGGGGATTCTTCCTTTGATCAGGTTGTTGAATTGGAAATATCCAAGTTGTGTGTATTCCATAGTTAACCTACTCGTGCGTGATCCGGGATCAGCTTGAAATTA from Bdellovibrio sp. GT3 includes:
- a CDS encoding rhodanese-like domain-containing protein — translated: MEYTQLGYFQFNNLIKGRIPMILVNLGVELKSQYGHIEGLHLDNCQVTGTPDEVAKAISDRKLPAHYPIVIIDQDGSKYAPFVQTLESKGFNNVYTVRDGLSGLEKEKAQQ